The following are encoded together in the Gasterosteus aculeatus chromosome 7, fGasAcu3.hap1.1, whole genome shotgun sequence genome:
- the sema4f gene encoding semaphorin-4F isoform X2: MSPDGAMWTLLPMLCLLSGATWAATLSGLQDAVLELKKFQDVANVSTFLLDRSTGTLLLGARDAILAVDTERLDQEPKVIIWDVPEAKRRACVAKGKTEVDCNNYVRLLEFLGDGRVYVCGTYAFDPQCAFLELSSFTLETTEGEGVKMETGKGKCPFEPSQHYTAVMAAGTLYTAATSNFLGTLFDISRGTGAEQERIRTERSINWLSDPEFVSSAFIQQSASSNPTGDDDKIYFFFTEVAKEYDLYTKVKVPRVARVCKSDVGGMKTLQRRWTTFLKAQLVCEDKPSGQRYNILTDVFTTEHTPGDPSSTHFYGLFTSQWERDELSAVCVFSLSDISKVMDGPFKELKKTSDWTHPEPVPTPRPGQCLNKALKDEGFDSSLKLPDKVLTYVRDHPLMDNSVTAAPLLVRKGIRYTKLAVTQTGSGDERRGAVLHLGTDRGELHQVAVVGENATFLQELSLFTSQEPVNNILLHRGRALVGSPLSLARVQAEGCALYSSCAVCARARGLGCVWSTGEDACRRTTAEPGPGDIVDNALRKCDVAEGRCNPSMRELRVSVGLPLLLPCVQLSPRSCSWEHPPHRHTRQHHSDLQVTVTEDSLGEYICTCQEAGPGSRDPTPCRRAAYQLTLEGPIAGGTVAEAGGRHVVAIYILIFLMGLVLGAFLLHFVMRRRNAARQGHHLPDNSLSSDKGRDLLGSSATAQSPSSASLLSDGFRLTEKRNGTATTNTTTTLFSNQGNGSPHGNSFGGALIHSNPGNGHGNSLYANCNTNSGDLQFVANLLDGRTGERPEVVERKFGERDEVDEGLGDVIKGPEEELASFPNFKLPAPLALCEESSI; encoded by the exons ACGCGGTTCTTGAGCTGAAGAAGTTCCAGGACGTGGCCAACGTCAGCACCTTCCTCCTGGACCGCTCAACGGGCACGCTGTTGCTGGGGGCCAGGGACGCCATTCTGGCTGTGGACACCGAGCGCCTGGACCAAGAACCAAAAGTG ATCATTTGGGATGTGCCGGAGGCGAAGAGACGGGCTTGTGTGGCGAAGGGAAAGACGGAG GTGGACTGTAACAACTACGTGCGTTTGCTGGAGTTTCTGGGTGACGGACGCGTCTACGTGTGTGGCACCTACGCCTTCGACCCCCAGTGCGCCTTCCTg GAGCTCTCCTCCTTCACTCTGGAGACAACCGAGGGTGAAGGAGTGAAGATGGAGACGGGGAAGGGCAAGTGTCCGTTTGAGCCCAGTCAGCATTACACAGCGGTTATGGCAG CTGGAACCCTTTACACAGCAGCCACAAGTAACTTCCTGGGAACGCTGTTCGACATCTCCCGGGGGACGGGCGCTGAGCAGGAGCGCATCCGAACTGAGCGATCCATTAACTGGCTGAGTG aCCCGGAGTTTGTGAGCTCAGCCTTCATACAGCAGTCTGCTTCCAGCAACCCGACAGGAGACGATGACAAAATCTACTTCTTCTTCACCGAGGTGGCCAAGGAGTATGACCTCTACACCAAAGTCAAAGTGCCCAGGGTGGCACGGGTCTGCAAG TCCGACGTGGGAGGGATGAAGACTCTGCAGCGACGTTGGACCACCTTCCTCAAGGCCCAGCTGGTGTGTGAGGACAAACCGAGCGGTCAGCGCTACAACATCCTCACCGATGTTTTCACCACGGAACACACACCGGGGGATCCCAGCAGCACACACTTCTACGGGCTGTTCACCTCCCAGTG GGAGCGTGACGAGttgtcagcagtgtgtgttttcagtctgTCTGACATCAGCAAAGTGATGGACGGCCCCTTTAAAGAGCTGAAGAAGACCTCTGACTGGACTCACCCTGAACCTGTCCCCACGCCGAGACCCGGCCAG TGTTTGAACAAAGCTTTGAAGGACGAGGGGTTCGATTCGTCCCTCAAACTTCCCGACAAGGTGTTGACGTATGTGAGGGACCACCCGCTAATGGATAACAGTGTGACTGCCGCGCCGCTGCTGGTGCGGAAGGGAATCCGGTACACCAAGCTGGCTGTCACTCAGACAGGCAGCGGGGACGAGCGGAGGGGAGCAGTGCTGCACCTCGGAACGG aTCGCGGGGAGCTCCACCAAGTGGCGGTCGTTGGCGAGAACGCCACATTTCTGCAGGAGCTCTCTCTGTTCACCTCACAGGAGCCTGTCAACAATATATTGCTGCACCGG GGCCGGGCTCTGGTGGGCAGCCCTCTGTCTCTGGCTCGTGTCCAGGCTGAAGGCTGCGCTCTCTATTCCAGCTGTGCGGTGTGCGCCAGAGCCAGAGGACTTGGTTGTGTGTGGAGCACTGGGGAAGACGCCTGCAGGCGCACAACAGCAGA gccTGGTCCAGGAGATATTGTAGACAACGCCTTGAGGAAGTGTGATGTAGCAGAAG gGCGTTGCAACCCGTCCATGAGGGAGCTGCGCGTTTCCGTGGGTCTGCCCCTGCTGCTGCCGTGCGTCCAGCTGTCTCCCCGGTCCTGCAGCTGGGAGCACCCCCCCCACCGACACACCAGGCAGCACCACTCTGACCTGCAGGTGACAGTCACGGAGGACAGCCTTGGAGAATACATCTGCACATGCCAG GAGGCGGGACCAGGCAGCAGAGACCCCACCCCCTGCCGCAGAGCAGCCTATCAGTTGACACTGGAAGGCCCGATTGCTGGAGGAACCGTGGCGGAAGCAGGAGGTCGTCACGTCGTGGCCATCTACATCCTTATCTTCTTAATGGGTTTAGTGCTtggtgcatttctcctccacttTGTGATGCGACGCCGCAATGCTGCCCGCCAGGGTCACCACCTGCCAGATAATTCGCTGTCGTCAGATAAAGGGCGGGACTTGCTGGGCTCCTCGGCCACGGCGCAGTCTCCTAGCAGTGCCAGCCTGCTGTCCGATGGATTCAGATTGACGGAAAAACGCAACGGAACGGCGACCACAAACACGACAACAACGCTTTTCAGCAACCAGGGCAATGGCAGTCCCCATGGCAACAGCTTCGGCGGCGCCCTGATCCACAGCAACCCCGGCAATGGACATGGGAATTCTCTGTATGCCAACTGCAACACAAATAGCGGCGATTTGCAGTTTGTGGCGAACTTGCTGGATGGAAGGACGGGGGAGAGGCCCGAAGTGGTCGAGAGGAAGTTTGGGGAGCGGGATGAGGTAGATGAGGGGTTAGGGGATGTAATAAAAGGACCGGAGGAGGAGTTGGCAAGCTTTCCCAATTTTAAATTACCAGCACCGCTGGCTCTGTGTGAAGAAAGTTCGATATGA
- the sema4f gene encoding semaphorin-4F isoform X3 — METGKGKCPFEPSQHYTAVMAAGTLYTAATSNFLGTLFDISRGTGAEQERIRTERSINWLSDPEFVSSAFIQQSASSNPTGDDDKIYFFFTEVAKEYDLYTKVKVPRVARVCKSDVGGMKTLQRRWTTFLKAQLVCEDKPSGQRYNILTDVFTTEHTPGDPSSTHFYGLFTSQWERDELSAVCVFSLSDISKVMDGPFKELKKTSDWTHPEPVPTPRPGQCLNKALKDEGFDSSLKLPDKVLTYVRDHPLMDNSVTAAPLLVRKGIRYTKLAVTQTGSGDERRGAVLHLGTDRGELHQVAVVGENATFLQELSLFTSQEPVNNILLHRGRALVGSPLSLARVQAEGCALYSSCAVCARARGLGCVWSTGEDACRRTTAEPGPGDIVDNALRKCDVAEGRCNPSMRELRVSVGLPLLLPCVQLSPRSCSWEHPPHRHTRQHHSDLQVTVTEDSLGEYICTCQEAGPGSRDPTPCRRAAYQLTLEGPIAGGTVAEAGGRHVVAIYILIFLMGLVLGAFLLHFVMRRRNAARQGHHLPDNSLSSDKGRDLLGSSATAQSPSSASLLSDGFRLTEKRNGTATTNTTTTLFSNQGNGSPHGNSFGGALIHSNPGNGHGNSLYANCNTNSGDLQFVANLLDGRTGERPEVVERKFGERDEVDEGLGDVIKGPEEELASFPNFKLPAPLALCEESSI; from the exons ATGGAGACGGGGAAGGGCAAGTGTCCGTTTGAGCCCAGTCAGCATTACACAGCGGTTATGGCAG CTGGAACCCTTTACACAGCAGCCACAAGTAACTTCCTGGGAACGCTGTTCGACATCTCCCGGGGGACGGGCGCTGAGCAGGAGCGCATCCGAACTGAGCGATCCATTAACTGGCTGAGTG aCCCGGAGTTTGTGAGCTCAGCCTTCATACAGCAGTCTGCTTCCAGCAACCCGACAGGAGACGATGACAAAATCTACTTCTTCTTCACCGAGGTGGCCAAGGAGTATGACCTCTACACCAAAGTCAAAGTGCCCAGGGTGGCACGGGTCTGCAAG TCCGACGTGGGAGGGATGAAGACTCTGCAGCGACGTTGGACCACCTTCCTCAAGGCCCAGCTGGTGTGTGAGGACAAACCGAGCGGTCAGCGCTACAACATCCTCACCGATGTTTTCACCACGGAACACACACCGGGGGATCCCAGCAGCACACACTTCTACGGGCTGTTCACCTCCCAGTG GGAGCGTGACGAGttgtcagcagtgtgtgttttcagtctgTCTGACATCAGCAAAGTGATGGACGGCCCCTTTAAAGAGCTGAAGAAGACCTCTGACTGGACTCACCCTGAACCTGTCCCCACGCCGAGACCCGGCCAG TGTTTGAACAAAGCTTTGAAGGACGAGGGGTTCGATTCGTCCCTCAAACTTCCCGACAAGGTGTTGACGTATGTGAGGGACCACCCGCTAATGGATAACAGTGTGACTGCCGCGCCGCTGCTGGTGCGGAAGGGAATCCGGTACACCAAGCTGGCTGTCACTCAGACAGGCAGCGGGGACGAGCGGAGGGGAGCAGTGCTGCACCTCGGAACGG aTCGCGGGGAGCTCCACCAAGTGGCGGTCGTTGGCGAGAACGCCACATTTCTGCAGGAGCTCTCTCTGTTCACCTCACAGGAGCCTGTCAACAATATATTGCTGCACCGG GGCCGGGCTCTGGTGGGCAGCCCTCTGTCTCTGGCTCGTGTCCAGGCTGAAGGCTGCGCTCTCTATTCCAGCTGTGCGGTGTGCGCCAGAGCCAGAGGACTTGGTTGTGTGTGGAGCACTGGGGAAGACGCCTGCAGGCGCACAACAGCAGA gccTGGTCCAGGAGATATTGTAGACAACGCCTTGAGGAAGTGTGATGTAGCAGAAG gGCGTTGCAACCCGTCCATGAGGGAGCTGCGCGTTTCCGTGGGTCTGCCCCTGCTGCTGCCGTGCGTCCAGCTGTCTCCCCGGTCCTGCAGCTGGGAGCACCCCCCCCACCGACACACCAGGCAGCACCACTCTGACCTGCAGGTGACAGTCACGGAGGACAGCCTTGGAGAATACATCTGCACATGCCAG GAGGCGGGACCAGGCAGCAGAGACCCCACCCCCTGCCGCAGAGCAGCCTATCAGTTGACACTGGAAGGCCCGATTGCTGGAGGAACCGTGGCGGAAGCAGGAGGTCGTCACGTCGTGGCCATCTACATCCTTATCTTCTTAATGGGTTTAGTGCTtggtgcatttctcctccacttTGTGATGCGACGCCGCAATGCTGCCCGCCAGGGTCACCACCTGCCAGATAATTCGCTGTCGTCAGATAAAGGGCGGGACTTGCTGGGCTCCTCGGCCACGGCGCAGTCTCCTAGCAGTGCCAGCCTGCTGTCCGATGGATTCAGATTGACGGAAAAACGCAACGGAACGGCGACCACAAACACGACAACAACGCTTTTCAGCAACCAGGGCAATGGCAGTCCCCATGGCAACAGCTTCGGCGGCGCCCTGATCCACAGCAACCCCGGCAATGGACATGGGAATTCTCTGTATGCCAACTGCAACACAAATAGCGGCGATTTGCAGTTTGTGGCGAACTTGCTGGATGGAAGGACGGGGGAGAGGCCCGAAGTGGTCGAGAGGAAGTTTGGGGAGCGGGATGAGGTAGATGAGGGGTTAGGGGATGTAATAAAAGGACCGGAGGAGGAGTTGGCAAGCTTTCCCAATTTTAAATTACCAGCACCGCTGGCTCTGTGTGAAGAAAGTTCGATATGA
- the sema4f gene encoding semaphorin-4F isoform X1, whose protein sequence is MQVCVLLFVRDLAAVGEEGRKHTHTHPAPFFSLSSHAVLELKKFQDVANVSTFLLDRSTGTLLLGARDAILAVDTERLDQEPKVIIWDVPEAKRRACVAKGKTEVDCNNYVRLLEFLGDGRVYVCGTYAFDPQCAFLELSSFTLETTEGEGVKMETGKGKCPFEPSQHYTAVMAAGTLYTAATSNFLGTLFDISRGTGAEQERIRTERSINWLSDPEFVSSAFIQQSASSNPTGDDDKIYFFFTEVAKEYDLYTKVKVPRVARVCKSDVGGMKTLQRRWTTFLKAQLVCEDKPSGQRYNILTDVFTTEHTPGDPSSTHFYGLFTSQWERDELSAVCVFSLSDISKVMDGPFKELKKTSDWTHPEPVPTPRPGQCLNKALKDEGFDSSLKLPDKVLTYVRDHPLMDNSVTAAPLLVRKGIRYTKLAVTQTGSGDERRGAVLHLGTDRGELHQVAVVGENATFLQELSLFTSQEPVNNILLHRGRALVGSPLSLARVQAEGCALYSSCAVCARARGLGCVWSTGEDACRRTTAEPGPGDIVDNALRKCDVAEGRCNPSMRELRVSVGLPLLLPCVQLSPRSCSWEHPPHRHTRQHHSDLQVTVTEDSLGEYICTCQEAGPGSRDPTPCRRAAYQLTLEGPIAGGTVAEAGGRHVVAIYILIFLMGLVLGAFLLHFVMRRRNAARQGHHLPDNSLSSDKGRDLLGSSATAQSPSSASLLSDGFRLTEKRNGTATTNTTTTLFSNQGNGSPHGNSFGGALIHSNPGNGHGNSLYANCNTNSGDLQFVANLLDGRTGERPEVVERKFGERDEVDEGLGDVIKGPEEELASFPNFKLPAPLALCEESSI, encoded by the exons ACGCGGTTCTTGAGCTGAAGAAGTTCCAGGACGTGGCCAACGTCAGCACCTTCCTCCTGGACCGCTCAACGGGCACGCTGTTGCTGGGGGCCAGGGACGCCATTCTGGCTGTGGACACCGAGCGCCTGGACCAAGAACCAAAAGTG ATCATTTGGGATGTGCCGGAGGCGAAGAGACGGGCTTGTGTGGCGAAGGGAAAGACGGAG GTGGACTGTAACAACTACGTGCGTTTGCTGGAGTTTCTGGGTGACGGACGCGTCTACGTGTGTGGCACCTACGCCTTCGACCCCCAGTGCGCCTTCCTg GAGCTCTCCTCCTTCACTCTGGAGACAACCGAGGGTGAAGGAGTGAAGATGGAGACGGGGAAGGGCAAGTGTCCGTTTGAGCCCAGTCAGCATTACACAGCGGTTATGGCAG CTGGAACCCTTTACACAGCAGCCACAAGTAACTTCCTGGGAACGCTGTTCGACATCTCCCGGGGGACGGGCGCTGAGCAGGAGCGCATCCGAACTGAGCGATCCATTAACTGGCTGAGTG aCCCGGAGTTTGTGAGCTCAGCCTTCATACAGCAGTCTGCTTCCAGCAACCCGACAGGAGACGATGACAAAATCTACTTCTTCTTCACCGAGGTGGCCAAGGAGTATGACCTCTACACCAAAGTCAAAGTGCCCAGGGTGGCACGGGTCTGCAAG TCCGACGTGGGAGGGATGAAGACTCTGCAGCGACGTTGGACCACCTTCCTCAAGGCCCAGCTGGTGTGTGAGGACAAACCGAGCGGTCAGCGCTACAACATCCTCACCGATGTTTTCACCACGGAACACACACCGGGGGATCCCAGCAGCACACACTTCTACGGGCTGTTCACCTCCCAGTG GGAGCGTGACGAGttgtcagcagtgtgtgttttcagtctgTCTGACATCAGCAAAGTGATGGACGGCCCCTTTAAAGAGCTGAAGAAGACCTCTGACTGGACTCACCCTGAACCTGTCCCCACGCCGAGACCCGGCCAG TGTTTGAACAAAGCTTTGAAGGACGAGGGGTTCGATTCGTCCCTCAAACTTCCCGACAAGGTGTTGACGTATGTGAGGGACCACCCGCTAATGGATAACAGTGTGACTGCCGCGCCGCTGCTGGTGCGGAAGGGAATCCGGTACACCAAGCTGGCTGTCACTCAGACAGGCAGCGGGGACGAGCGGAGGGGAGCAGTGCTGCACCTCGGAACGG aTCGCGGGGAGCTCCACCAAGTGGCGGTCGTTGGCGAGAACGCCACATTTCTGCAGGAGCTCTCTCTGTTCACCTCACAGGAGCCTGTCAACAATATATTGCTGCACCGG GGCCGGGCTCTGGTGGGCAGCCCTCTGTCTCTGGCTCGTGTCCAGGCTGAAGGCTGCGCTCTCTATTCCAGCTGTGCGGTGTGCGCCAGAGCCAGAGGACTTGGTTGTGTGTGGAGCACTGGGGAAGACGCCTGCAGGCGCACAACAGCAGA gccTGGTCCAGGAGATATTGTAGACAACGCCTTGAGGAAGTGTGATGTAGCAGAAG gGCGTTGCAACCCGTCCATGAGGGAGCTGCGCGTTTCCGTGGGTCTGCCCCTGCTGCTGCCGTGCGTCCAGCTGTCTCCCCGGTCCTGCAGCTGGGAGCACCCCCCCCACCGACACACCAGGCAGCACCACTCTGACCTGCAGGTGACAGTCACGGAGGACAGCCTTGGAGAATACATCTGCACATGCCAG GAGGCGGGACCAGGCAGCAGAGACCCCACCCCCTGCCGCAGAGCAGCCTATCAGTTGACACTGGAAGGCCCGATTGCTGGAGGAACCGTGGCGGAAGCAGGAGGTCGTCACGTCGTGGCCATCTACATCCTTATCTTCTTAATGGGTTTAGTGCTtggtgcatttctcctccacttTGTGATGCGACGCCGCAATGCTGCCCGCCAGGGTCACCACCTGCCAGATAATTCGCTGTCGTCAGATAAAGGGCGGGACTTGCTGGGCTCCTCGGCCACGGCGCAGTCTCCTAGCAGTGCCAGCCTGCTGTCCGATGGATTCAGATTGACGGAAAAACGCAACGGAACGGCGACCACAAACACGACAACAACGCTTTTCAGCAACCAGGGCAATGGCAGTCCCCATGGCAACAGCTTCGGCGGCGCCCTGATCCACAGCAACCCCGGCAATGGACATGGGAATTCTCTGTATGCCAACTGCAACACAAATAGCGGCGATTTGCAGTTTGTGGCGAACTTGCTGGATGGAAGGACGGGGGAGAGGCCCGAAGTGGTCGAGAGGAAGTTTGGGGAGCGGGATGAGGTAGATGAGGGGTTAGGGGATGTAATAAAAGGACCGGAGGAGGAGTTGGCAAGCTTTCCCAATTTTAAATTACCAGCACCGCTGGCTCTGTGTGAAGAAAGTTCGATATGA